The DNA region CAATCACGGGAAACGATTATTAATGATTCGTCGCATCGATCAAGTCGATACACCCGCCGCCGAACACCGAGGCGGCTCGCCAACACCGCTCCGAGATCGATTGGTTCGCAGCCGCGCGCAGGCGCGCGCTCAGTTCGCGGCCCGCGGCTGGAAAGTCCCGGCGCCGGAAGCCCTGTCGCCACCCTCGCCCCCGGCCGTCACCTCGTCGGGTTCCGCGGTGATCACCGGACCGGGGTCGGTTTCCATTGCGGCCGCTTGCCGCTCGGTTTCGGCCTCCGGATCCCGGGCCAGCAACACCCGAATCGCGCTGTTGAGGAACGCGATGATCGGAACTGCCAGCAGCGCGCCGATGATGCCGGCCAGCACACCACCGGCGGCGATGCCCAGCACCACCCCGAGCGGGTGAATCGAGACCGCCCGCCCCATCACCAACGGTTGCAGCACATGGGCTTCCAACTGCTGCACCGCCAGGATCAGCCCCAGCGTGATCAACGCATAGATGAAGCCTTTGGCGAGCAACGCCACCACGACGGCCAGGAAGCCGGTCACCACCGCGCCGATCAACGGGATGAACGCACCGAGGAACACCAGCGAGGCCAGCGGCAACGCCAACGGGACACCCATGATGGCCAGGCCGGCACCGATTCCCACGGCGTCGACGAGGGCCACCAGGAACGTCGCGCGGACGTAGCCGATCAGCGAACCGAAGCCGGCCGCGCCGGCCTCGCGGACCCGCTCCCGGTAGTCGATGGGGAACGCCTTGGTGACGAACGCGAAGATGTTGCGCCCGCCGTGCAGGAAGAAGATCAGGGTGAACAACACCAGCAGCGCGCCGGTGACGATCTCGGTGAGCGTCGCCGCGGTCGACAGCGCCCCGCTGGTCACCCGGGACTGGTTGTTCTGCAACGCCTCGATGGCGGCGTCCCCGGCATGGTCGATCTGCTCGCGGCTCAGGTGGATCGGCCCCTGGATGAGCCAGTCCGTGAACGAGTCGATGCTGCGGGTCACCTGTTCGACCAGATCGGGCAGGCCCTCGATGAACTGGGTGACGACGAAGGCCATGATCCCGCCGAGGATCGCCAGCCCGCCCAACAACACCGCGGCCACCGCGCCGCCGCGGTGGAAGTCGTGCTTGTCCAGCCAGTCCACCGCGGGCAGCAGCAGCGCGGTCAGGATGGTGGCGATCAGCACCGGCACCACGATCAGACTGACCTTGGCGAGCACCCACACCACGGCCACCACCGCGGCGAGGATCACCAGCATTCGCCACGACCAGGCCGCCGCCTTGCGCACCAACGGGCTGACGGCTTCGTCGGCGACATCCGACCGGATTGGCATGGCGCCAGCGTAATCGCCGGTGGCGGCATTCATGGCCCGCAGCGCATAACCCGACCCGCGAACTTCCCGACCGTGATTGGATCGGCCCATGCCGCCCCGTGTGCTGTCCCGCCTGCTCCCGCTCGCCGCGTCCTTGGTGGCGGCGGCGACCGTCGCGGCCTGCGGGTCCGCGCCACCCACCGAACCCGAGGCCACCACCCCGAGTGTGCCGCCGGCCGTACCCACCCCGCTGGTGGGTTCGGCGATCGCGGACCCCATCCCGGTGCCGGCCACCGACGGCCGCACCCACCTGGTCTATGAGCTGCTGCTGACGAACTCGCTGTCGGGCAACGCCACGTTGAACGCGCTGACCGCGCGCGCCGACGACCGCAACCTGCTGACGCTGTCGGGCGACAGCCTCAAGTACTGGACCCGCACCCTGGGCGACAACGCCGTCGGTACCAATGTGCTGGCACCGGGCCAGAGTGCGGTCATCTGGCTCGACGTCGTCATCGACGGTGGCGCGGCCCCGCCCACCGAGATCACCCATTCGGTCGACTTGTCCGTCAGCAGGCCCTTCCCGGGGGTGGTGCCACCGCGGCTGACCCAGGAGGTGGCACCGGTCACGGTGTCGGACGCCAAGCCCGTCGCGATCTCCCCGCCCCTGGACGGTCCGAATTGGTTGAGCGCCAACAGTTGCTGCGATATGACAGCGCACCGAATGGCGGTCAATCCGCTCGACGGGCAACTGTGGCTCGCGGAGCGATTCGCGGTCGACTACCTCCAGCTCACCGAGGACTTCCGGTTGTTCTCCGGCGATCCGACCAAGTTGGCCGCCTACGCGTACTTCGGCGCGCCCGTCCATGCGGTCAAGGCCGGCAAGGTCGTCACGGTCGTCGACAATCTGCCCGAGCAGGTCCCGACCAGGACGCCGGTCGGGCTTCCGCTGGACCAGTACGGCGGCAACCACGTGGTGCAGGACATCGGCGACGGCAACTACGCGTTCTATGCGCACCTCAAACCCGGCAGCATCACCGTCAAGGAGGGCGACGAACTGACCGCCGGGCAGCAGATCGGCGAACTGGGCAACTCGGGCAACTCGGACGCCCCGCATCTGCACTTCCACGTGATGGACAATCCGCATCCGCTGGCCTCCAACGGATTACCGTTCGTCTTTGATTCGTTCCGGCTCGATCAACGGGTGGCCGCCACCGAGGGCCTGGAACGGCTGTTCACCGGCCAGCCCGCCCCGCTGCAGCCCGGTTTCGCCGCCCGGGACGAATCCGGGGTCACCCCGTTGGTGCGCGACATCATGAATTATGCTGTCGGACAGTGAATCACGATAGGACGAATCGACGCGCGGTGGCCGGTGCGGTGGCCGCCGACACCGTGGCCGTGCTGGTGTTCTGCGCCCTCGGCAGACGCAGCCACGACGAGGGTGTGGACATCTCCGGTGTCGCCGCCACCGCCTGGCCGTTTCTGAGCGGCACCGCGATCGGTTGGCTGCTGTCGCGGGGCTGGCGGGCACCCAGCGCGCTGCGGAGCACGGGGCTGACGGTGTGGTTGTCGACGGTGGTCGTCGGGATGTTGATTCGATGGGCCACCTCCGCGAGTGTGGCCCTGCCGTTCGTCGCGGTGGCCTCGTCGGTGACGGCGGTGCTGCTGCTGGGTTGGCGCGCCGTGGTGGGCCGCGGCCGCCTTACTGGGGCTCGATAGCCACGGTCAGGGTGACCCGCAGACCACCCAGCGGGCCGTCGGCCAGGTCGACCTGACCACCGTGCAGCGCGGCCTGCTGCGCCACCAGCGCCAACCCCAGCCCCGAACCGCCCTGGGTTGCGGTGCTGCCGCGGACGAAGCGACCGAGCACCGTGCGATGTTCCTCGACGGGCAGGCCGCGGCCGTTGTCGTCGACGACGATCTCGATCCGCGTGCCCACTCGCCTGGCCGCCAGCACGATGCGGGTGGCGCGGCCGTGCACGATCGCGTTGCGCACCAGGTTGTCGACCGCGAGCCGCAGCCCGCCCGGCCAGGCCATCACGACCCCCTCTGCGGGCGTGCCGAATTCGGTGCGCACCTCGAACTCGGGACCGTCGGGCCGGTCGTTCTCCCGGACCACCCGGTCCAGCAGTTCCTCGATGTCGACCAGTTCGCGGTCCTCGGCCTGGGCCAGCTGCCCCGAGGCCAGTTGGCCCAGCGCGGTGATCGTCGCCTCGACCCGCCGCTGCGCGCGGGCCAGATCGGCCACCACCTCGGCGCGCTCCGCCGCGGGCAGGTCATGGATCCGCAACGTGTCCAGGTCGGCCCGCATCGCGGTCAACGGCGTGCGTAATTCGTGCGCGGCGTTGGCCGCGAAATCCTGGGCCGCCTGCAATGAGCGGGTGGTGGCCTCCTGCGCCGTGGCCAGCCGGTGCAGCATCACGATCATGGCCTCGGACAGGTCCTCGGCCTCCTTGACCCCGTGCACCGGTTCGATCTCGTCGGCCCCGCCCTGGCCGAGCCGACGGGTCTGCTCGGTGAGCCTGCGCAGCGGCCGGGTCGCGGCGCCGCCGAGCAGCCAGCCCAGGCCCAGCGCTATCAGCAGCGCCAGCACGCCCACCGCGATGTACAGCGGCATCCGGGCGCGGCTGAGCAGGATGCTGTCGGCACGGATCCCGACCGACATGTTGACGCCCTGGCCCTCCAGCGTGATGGTGCGGACCCGGTAGTCGATGCCGTTGACCCGCACCGTCTCGGTGCCCACCGGCAGTTTCGGAAGTTGCAGTCCCCGCTGGAAGAGCACCTCACCGGTGCTCACCGATCGACCGGTGGACAGCACCGAGTGGGTGGGGGTGCGATCCTGGCCGGGCTCGGTGCTGGCGTCGATGATGGCGTCGAGCCGACGGTCGAGTTGCTCGGCGTCGTTGCCCGCCAACGCGATCGAGGCCAGCACCATCAACGCCGCGACGACGGCGGCGGCCGCGACGGCCGCCGCGATCGCCACCCGCACCCGCAGCGACGCCCGCACCTGGGGCCACCATCGGGCGAACCGCGCACGCATCAGGGGCCGGTCCGGAGCACGTATCCGATCCCGCGCACGGTGTGGATCACCCGCGGCACGCCGTCGCGTTCGAGTTTGCGGCGCAGATAGCTGACGAAGACGTCGGCCACATTGGTGTCGACGTCGAAGTCGTAACCCCAGACCAGTTCCAGCAGTTGCTGCCGAGACAGCACCACGCCCGCGTGCTCGGCGAGCACCGCCAGCAGATCGAATTCGCGCTTGGTCAAATCGGCCCGCTGCCCGGCGACGAACACCAGCCGGCGGGTGGTGTCGATGGTCAACGGCCCCACCGTCATCGATTCGGAGGGTTCGGGGCGCTGGCTGGCCCGGCGCAGCAGCGCGTGCAGGCGCGCCACCAACTCGCCGAGATCAAACGGCTTGGTCAGGTAGTCGTCGGCGCCGGCCTCGAGCCCCGCGATGCGGTCGTTGACCGTGTCGCGGGCCGACAGCACGCAGATCGGGATGTCGTTGCCCAGCGCGCGCAGTGCGGTCACCACCGCGACACCGTCCAACTCGGGCATCTGGACGTCCAGCACCACGGCGTCGTGGGTCTCGCTGGACAGCAGCCGCAGGGCCTCCTTGCCGCTGGCGGCGACCCGGACGTCGAACCCGGAGTGCCGCAATCCGCGCGAAACCGAGGTGCGAACGTCTGGGTCGTCATCGACCATCAGCACCGTTCGACCCGTCTCCCGCGCGGGCTCACCGGCCCCCGCGGGCACTATTCGTTGACCAGCGCCGGGTCGTCGTGATGCCCGCAGCGGTTCTTCAGGTCCATCAGCGGCTGGCGGATCCCGGTGAGCTCGGCCTTCACCTGCGGGTTGGCGTCCATGTACGCGCGCACCTCGGTCTTGATGGCGTCGCGGTCCTTGCCCTCGAGGCTGGTGAAGAACCCGTTGACCTCGGGATGGGTGAACAGGTACGCCGAGGTCGAGGCCGACACTCCGGAGGCGACGCCGGCCAGGTCTGCCGCGGTGCAGTTCGGCGGCGGCGCGGCCACCGCCGAGGATGCACCGAACAACATCGCACCGGTCAACGCACCGGCGCCCAACGCGCCGACAACCATGCGACGGGCGGAAAGCATCATGGACGGACTCCTTCAGGTGGGGTGAAGAGGCTGTCGGGACCACGAAGAGCGGCCGACACCGCCAATCCAATCAGATCGGCGGCACTCTTACTTGCCCAGTGGTCAGGCAATTCCGAAATTGCCCCGACGGATCCGGTGTGCCCGGAGCCGTGGGATTACTGGGCCGAGGCCGCCGCGGCGGGCTTCGGGACCGGTTTCGGGGCGGCGGGACCCGGTGCCGGGCCGGTACCGGCGGCGCCGGTGGCCGCTCCCGAGACGGCCTGCGCGGCCCCGGGCAGGTCGGCGCCCTGGGCGGCCTGCATCAGGCCCATCACCTGCGGCAGCGAAATGGGCAGATCGCACTTGTTGGCCAGCGTGGTCAGCGGCTTCTGGATGTCCTGCATGTCCTTGGCGGCATCAGGGTTGCCGTCGAAGTAGGTCTTGAGGGCCACCAGCGACTGCGGGCCGGCGGGCTGGCGCGAGATCCGGGTCAGCGCCGAATTGGTCTCCGGATGCGTGTCGAGGTAGACACCGGTGTTGTTGGCCACGGTGCCGATGGTGCGCGCCACCGAGCTGGCCGCACACGGATCGGGCGCCGCCGACGCCGAGGGGCCCAGCAGCAGGACGGCGGCGACGCCGCCCACCGCGGTCGCCGTGAGCGCCGCGCCGACCGCGCGGGCCGGGCGAGGGATCGAGTGTTCGGTGTTACCCATGGGGAATCAAACTCCTTACGGTTCGCGAACATATCGGTCCGCACACCGCCGACGTTTCACTGCCGGGTCTGGCGGAAGTCCCCGACCAAGTAGCGGCCGCCGGCCATTTTGCCACCGTGGGCGGGGCGCTGGCGAATTCCGCAACGCACCGACCTGGTGATTTGGCGGTTATGCCCGCACCCGCCCACGCCGGCGAAGACCCGACCCGGTTGTGCCGTATCTAACAGGTCCATGCAGCTCAGGAGGCCGGAACCCGGCAGCGGTGGCATCGCTGCGGTAGGCTCGAAACCACCCAATTCAGCTCAAGGATCGGGGAGCCCACCATCCAGCAATTCATGATGCGTCTGAGCAGCACGCTGCGCAGGTTTCGCTGGCTGGTGCTCACCGCGTGGTTGCTGGCCCTGGTCCCGTCGGTGTATCTCGCACTGACGAACTCGAGCAATCTCACCGGCGGCGGCTTCGAGGTCGCCGGTTCGCAGTCGCTGCACGTGCAGTACCAGCTCGAGGACCACTTCCCCGGTGAGGGCGCGTCCCCGCTGGCGTTGGTCGCCGCCCCGCGCGCCGACGCGACCTATGCGGACATGACCGACGCCGTCGCGACGCTCGAGCGCATCGCCGCCGAGGTGCCCAGCGTGCAACTCGTCCCCAACCCCGCGCAGTCGGCGCCCCGCCCGGACCGCCCCTTCGTCGTGTCCCTGCAGCTGGACTTCGAGAACAGCGGGGCCGTCGACGTCGCCAAGCAGTTGCGCGAGCGGGTCGGTGTCGCCGATGAGGAACCCGGCGAACTCCGGGACGGGCGGGTGCGGGTGTACGTCATCGGCCAGGGCGCGCTCGGGGCCGCGGCCGCCGAGGCGACCAAGAGCGACGTCGCCGACGCCGAGAAGTGGAACCTGCCGATCGTCCTGATCGTGCTGCTGGCCGTGTTCGGCTCGTTGGCCGCCGCCGCCGTCCCGCTGATGGTCGGGCTGTGCACC from Mycolicibacterium sp. MU0053 includes:
- a CDS encoding M23 family metallopeptidase encodes the protein MPPRVLSRLLPLAASLVAAATVAACGSAPPTEPEATTPSVPPAVPTPLVGSAIADPIPVPATDGRTHLVYELLLTNSLSGNATLNALTARADDRNLLTLSGDSLKYWTRTLGDNAVGTNVLAPGQSAVIWLDVVIDGGAAPPTEITHSVDLSVSRPFPGVVPPRLTQEVAPVTVSDAKPVAISPPLDGPNWLSANSCCDMTAHRMAVNPLDGQLWLAERFAVDYLQLTEDFRLFSGDPTKLAAYAYFGAPVHAVKAGKVVTVVDNLPEQVPTRTPVGLPLDQYGGNHVVQDIGDGNYAFYAHLKPGSITVKEGDELTAGQQIGELGNSGNSDAPHLHFHVMDNPHPLASNGLPFVFDSFRLDQRVAATEGLERLFTGQPAPLQPGFAARDESGVTPLVRDIMNYAVGQ
- a CDS encoding hemophore, producing MGNTEHSIPRPARAVGAALTATAVGGVAAVLLLGPSASAAPDPCAASSVARTIGTVANNTGVYLDTHPETNSALTRISRQPAGPQSLVALKTYFDGNPDAAKDMQDIQKPLTTLANKCDLPISLPQVMGLMQAAQGADLPGAAQAVSGAATGAAGTGPAPGPAAPKPVPKPAAAASAQ
- a CDS encoding heme-binding protein: MMLSARRMVVGALGAGALTGAMLFGASSAVAAPPPNCTAADLAGVASGVSASTSAYLFTHPEVNGFFTSLEGKDRDAIKTEVRAYMDANPQVKAELTGIRQPLMDLKNRCGHHDDPALVNE
- a CDS encoding DUF3054 domain-containing protein is translated as MNHDRTNRRAVAGAVAADTVAVLVFCALGRRSHDEGVDISGVAATAWPFLSGTAIGWLLSRGWRAPSALRSTGLTVWLSTVVVGMLIRWATSASVALPFVAVASSVTAVLLLGWRAVVGRGRLTGAR
- a CDS encoding response regulator transcription factor → MVDDDPDVRTSVSRGLRHSGFDVRVAASGKEALRLLSSETHDAVVLDVQMPELDGVAVVTALRALGNDIPICVLSARDTVNDRIAGLEAGADDYLTKPFDLGELVARLHALLRRASQRPEPSESMTVGPLTIDTTRRLVFVAGQRADLTKREFDLLAVLAEHAGVVLSRQQLLELVWGYDFDVDTNVADVFVSYLRRKLERDGVPRVIHTVRGIGYVLRTGP
- a CDS encoding AI-2E family transporter, giving the protein MPIRSDVADEAVSPLVRKAAAWSWRMLVILAAVVAVVWVLAKVSLIVVPVLIATILTALLLPAVDWLDKHDFHRGGAVAAVLLGGLAILGGIMAFVVTQFIEGLPDLVEQVTRSIDSFTDWLIQGPIHLSREQIDHAGDAAIEALQNNQSRVTSGALSTAATLTEIVTGALLVLFTLIFFLHGGRNIFAFVTKAFPIDYRERVREAGAAGFGSLIGYVRATFLVALVDAVGIGAGLAIMGVPLALPLASLVFLGAFIPLIGAVVTGFLAVVVALLAKGFIYALITLGLILAVQQLEAHVLQPLVMGRAVSIHPLGVVLGIAAGGVLAGIIGALLAVPIIAFLNSAIRVLLARDPEAETERQAAAMETDPGPVITAEPDEVTAGGEGGDRASGAGTFQPRAAN
- a CDS encoding HAMP domain-containing sensor histidine kinase; protein product: MRARFARWWPQVRASLRVRVAIAAAVAAAAVVAALMVLASIALAGNDAEQLDRRLDAIIDASTEPGQDRTPTHSVLSTGRSVSTGEVLFQRGLQLPKLPVGTETVRVNGIDYRVRTITLEGQGVNMSVGIRADSILLSRARMPLYIAVGVLALLIALGLGWLLGGAATRPLRRLTEQTRRLGQGGADEIEPVHGVKEAEDLSEAMIVMLHRLATAQEATTRSLQAAQDFAANAAHELRTPLTAMRADLDTLRIHDLPAAERAEVVADLARAQRRVEATITALGQLASGQLAQAEDRELVDIEELLDRVVRENDRPDGPEFEVRTEFGTPAEGVVMAWPGGLRLAVDNLVRNAIVHGRATRIVLAARRVGTRIEIVVDDNGRGLPVEEHRTVLGRFVRGSTATQGGSGLGLALVAQQAALHGGQVDLADGPLGGLRVTLTVAIEPQ